ACAGCCTTTAGTAAATTTATAACTTTCTTATATTTAGTTTCTAAGTTATCTATATGTGTTTTCCATGTATAAGAACTATCCAACCATAATCCTAgatatttaaattctttaaccCTTTCTAAAGGCTGTCCGTATAATGTTATTGTTCCTGTATCGATATNNNNNNNNNNNNNNNNNNNNNNNNNNNNNNNNNNNNNNNNNNNNNNNNNNNNNNNNNNNNNNNNNNNNNNNNNNNNNNNNNNNNNNNNNNNNNNNNNNNNNNNNNNNNNNNNNNNNNNNNNNNNNNNNNNNNNNNNNNNNNNNNNNNNNNNNNNNNNNNNNNNNNNNNNNNNNNNNNNNNNNNNNNNNNNNNNNNNNNNNNNNNNNNNNNNNNNNNNNNNNNNNNNNNNNNNNNNNNNNNNNNNNNNNNNNNNNNNNNNNNNNNNNNNNNNNNNNNNNNNNNNNNNNNNNNNNNNNNNNNNNNNNNNNNNNNNNNNNNNNNNNNNNNNNNNNNNNNNNNNNNNNNNNNNNNNNNNNNNNNNNNNNNNNNNNNNNNNNNNNNNNNNNNNNNNNNNNNNNNNNNNNNNNNNNNNNNNNNNNNNNNNNNNNNNNNNNNNNNNNNNNNNNNNNNNNNNNNNNNNNNNNNNNNNNNNNNNNNNNNNNNNNNNNNNNNNNNNNNNNNNNNNNNNNNNNNNNNNNNNNNNNNNNNNNNNNNNNNNNNNNNNNNNNNNNNNNNNNNNNNNNNNNNNNNNNNNNNNNNNNNNNNNNNNNNNNNNNNNNNNNNNNNNNNNNNNNNNNNNNNNNNNNNNNNNNNNNNNNNNNNNNNNNNNNNNNNNNNNNNNNNNNNNNNNNNNNNNNNNNNNNNNNNNNNNNNNNNNNNNNNNNNNNNNNNNNNNNNNNNNNNNNNNNNNNNNNNNNNNNNNNNNNNNNNNNNNNNNNNNNNNNNNNNNNNNNNNNNNNNNNNNNNNNNNNNNNNNNNNNNNNNNNNNNNNNNNNNNNNNNNNNNNNNNNNNNNNNNNNNNNNNNNNNNNNNNNNNNNNNNNNNNNNNNNNggatggatggatggatggatggatggatggatggatggatggatggatggatggatggatggatggatggatggatggatggatggatggatggactccATGACATGTTCAGGATTCtctgatatttaaaatcaagataGAAAAGGTTCTAAGTGAACTCTCCTGATGagtaaaactgatttaattattttagggTCACAAGCTGTAAAATCctagttttactttatttttaaaaatgtctacatatgtttttgtcaacaaaacatttccctTCCATTTCTAACTATGTTTAATTAGAATtagtgaatatttatttatttacatattttggaAAGAGAAAATTACCAAGACAAGCTTAAATCCTAGCAGTAAATCTGAGAGTCAAATGACTGCCtctcatttttgtgtttttgattcatGTGAAACTTCAGTTTACcaacatgaataaaactttttccacagatttGGCACAAAAgaggtttctcacctgtgtgggTTTTCCTGTGAACACTCAAAGCGGCATTTTGTATGAAAGATTTTCCACAGGTTTCACAAGAAAAAGGCCTCTCACCTGTGTGAAGTTTTTTGTGGAGATTTAAATGCTTCATGTGAGGGAACTTTTTTCCACACGTTTGGCATGAAAAAGGTCTCTCACCTGTGTGGGTTTGCCTGTGAATGTTCAAATCTGCACTCCGTGCAAAAGATTTTCCACACGTTTCACAAGGAAAAGGCctttcacctgtgtgaattaCCTGGTGCACAGTTAAATGATGaatttgtttgaaactttttccacatgttttacATGAAAAAGGCCTCTCCCCtgtgtgaatttttttgtgaacaatTAAAGTACTCATGTGAGTGAAATTTTTTCCACAAGTTTGGCATGAAAAAGGtctctcacctgtatgaattctaatgtgaaattttaaattactaatgtgagaaaaaaaattccacatGTTTGATATGGAAAAGGTCTCTCACCAGTGTGGGTTCTGTAAAGTACTTTCAGCTCACTCTGATATTTAcaaaattttccacaaatatcacaTTTGAAAGATCTTTTCTTTGTGTCAGGATGAGGCCCTCAACTACAGGAGAGATTTGAAATGAAATCTGCTCAGTTTGTGGAGTAGGAGTCTCCATCAAAGCCACAAACGGCTTCTGGACAAGCTGCTCTCTGTCCTGACTGCCATAGAGGTCATTCTGGTCCTGTGTAGTTAGTAAATAGTTTGGTTCCTGCTGTTCaagtttaaacaaagaaaaatctgactcctcctgttttttgtttatcaaTGGAAATTCTGGGTCCTCCACCTCACCTGTGTGGGTTTTCCTGTGAACACTCAAAGCGGCATTTTGTATGAAAgatctttatatatatatatataaacacacagatgcttcactttgttttattgtgtctGTATGTTAATTAATTGTGAGgctttttctaagttttttatAGAAAAGATTGAAGCTCTGAGAGGCTTGAATAAGCTGGTAGATTTAGATTCCCATGGAATGCCACAATGCATAGCTATTCTGGAGCATTTTCAGCCAGTTTCTATAGATGAACTGACTTTGGTTATTAAGCATCTGCGGCCTTCAAATTATCCATTGGGCTGTCTTCCTACTCGTctgataaaaaacatttttcttattttttcgcAGCTATATTCTTAAGGTGATAAATACCTCATTGCAGTCAGGTTGTGTCCCCTCTACTCTTAAACATGCTGTGGTCAAACCCCTTAAAAAATCCAATCTAGACTCCAGTGACCTAGCAAATTTCAGGCCCATTTCtaaattgccttttttattatctaaaattcttgaaaaattagtttttattcagcttgaaatgtttttaaaagataaaaatataactgaGAAGTTTCAGTCTGGGTTTAAAGTTGCTCATAACACTGAATCTGCCTTGCTCCGAGTGTATAATGATCTCCTCTTAACAGCTGATTCAGGCAACGTTGCAATTTTATTACTTCTAGATTTGAGCTTTGCATTTGACACTGTATCATCAgattctccatccatccatccatccatccattttcttccgcttatccggggtcgggtcgcgggggcagcagcttcagaagggaggcccagacttccctctcNGAGAAAACCcatcatgcacagggagaacatgcaaactccatgcagaaagaccagggccgggaatcgaacccagaaccttcttgctgcaaggcaacagctctaccaactgcgccactgtgcagtctTTCTATACTGTATCCTGGAATTTTAAATTCTAGGTTAGGTTTCAACCATGTTTCTTGCATACATATTATATCTGGGATTATTTCtaaatcataaataaactttttaagttcTTGTCCATTGGCTATTAAACTTCTAGCATTCCATTGAAGGATATGTAGAACCATTATAAAAGTTTTAATCCTAATCCTGAGCATTCTCTGTTGTTTCACTCAAAATGGTATGAATCTGATCAGCTTGGATTTCTTTCATATCTAAAaatcttcctgctgctgttacgattgcttttatttgatcacttttcttcttcatttgaACTGTAACATTGATAATATGGCACATAAATGctacaaagttttcttttttcaccacCATTGAATTTTCCTCCACTCTGCATTTAtgctttttgtatatttgttgttgttactAAGATTTGTCTTTGTTCATTCTGCCCTTGATTTGAACTCCAAGTTGCGTTTCTTTGACCCGTTTGTCCTGACCTAATTTCTCTTGAGTCATCTTTCCTTACTCTTTTTAAAGCTTCGGCATATGAAACTCTTTCTATTTTAATTCTTTGAGCTTCTCTGGCttccttttgtattttgcatCCACCATATGCTATGCTCTCCTCCGCAGTTGCAACATTTGATTTTAGCATCTTTATCACATTTTCCATATTCATGTGGACCTCCACATCTTGCACACCTGGGTTTTCCTTTGCAATGTGTCCCATTCTTTGACAAGCAAAACATCTGAGGGGTTTGGGAATGTATTCTCTAACCCTGTAGTTCAAATATGCTAGCTGGATATTTTCTGGcatgatattttcaaattgcaGAATTACTGCCATTGTGTCTTTAAGTTCCTCatctcttttacttttaatcctggtggcgtctgttatcttccctcctttgatttcttttttcagatcCTCCATTGTCATTTCCATTGGAACTCCTGATATTACTCCTCTCAGCCTTGCTAAAGACCCTGgaatatatgttttaattctTTCCCCCATCAAGTTTTTCATTCTGATTATCTTTTGTTGTTGAGTTTCACTGCTAGCATATATTAGCACTCTTCTGTTATTCATGATTCTAGCCGTTTTAATTTTTCCTATTTCttcctctattgctctggtcaACTTTATCGGGTGGATAAATCCTCCTTCTTGCTTGAATTCCACTATGATTTTAAATTCCACTTCTCTATTAAAGTCATTCTGTTCTCCTGACCTCGCCCTGtcgtttgtttttgtctttttgttagCTTCTTCTCTTGCTTCRCTTTCTTCCGACCAACTTCTTGCCCTTTCTTGTCTCTTCCTAAGTGCTCTTTTCATTCTTGCTGATCTTGATATCATCCATTCCATTTCATTTCCACTATTCCCTCCTGATGTAGAAGCCATGTTGTTACAGTCAATGTACAGTTTATGCAATCCGCCAAAATCAAATCCTACCGCCTTCGTTTGTTTGCTACGTTCACTCGCTTCTCTTCTGCACGACCAGCCCCTGCTGGACTAGAGGGAGATGCCTCTCTGAAATCttacaaaatgacaatttttgtCCCGCCGAACATTAAAGCTAAATTACAAggaaatcaaaaacaacaacaaagagcCCAACAAAAttctcagttacatttaaaaactatttgCTTAAAATCAGACTTTCAACTAATGAAAAACTTGAGATTGTGGACGATCTGTTGactataaaatatttgcacaacaAATATGCCACATTTTGTACAACTGTTACTTTGTTTTGACTGTCAtcatcttctttttatttttcaattacgCTCTCCCTGGATAATCCCCTGTTGTTTTATACACATTGATATGTGCTGTTATTCAGgcttccaaaaaaaaatttaaaaaaaggatgaaatatGTGGGGGCCTTAAAGTTGGACCATGCGACTTTTAGAAATATGTCTGTTTTACTTATTCGTttaaaaccctcctgttgtcctcattttctgtgtatagggaaaacacatacaaatctcggtcattttgacccgaggacaacaggagtaTGAGTTGTGTGTACATACGGCACTCATGGTTTTGCTGTTAGTTATTTCGATAGAGTAACTTGTTAACTAACcatattttattctattcagCAGAAGTGACATCACTTGATGAGTCAgtaataatttattgatttgcTTCAGCATTTCCTGAATGATTGACAAGCTTAGCTGCATGTTGTCACAGGAAATAGTGGGATGGTGCAGACTGCTGAAAATACTAACAGTGAAGCAAATAAATCATACATAAATCAGTCACAGAGACATTTAGTGCCAAATGTTGGCATTTATTAAACACAGCTTGGTTGAACTTGTAACCATGGAGACACTGATGATTGTGTTTGGACCTCTGATCTGGAAACGATGTGAAGCAACCAAACACCAATTTTCCATCAATCTGGAGCCTCTCTGCAGTCTATCATTTAAACTCCAAAGACcctaaaacagctttttctacAAACATAACAGTTAATGGAAGCTGAATACAGAGTATAGTAATTTTTCTCATCtgattaaaacctaaaaattcaagtcagcaaacattttaattcaaaataatcTCACGTTAAAGTTCAACATTCTAaactataaatgtaaaaacattcaacaaaagGTAACTAAGCTTCAGTCTCATTTGGTGAAAGTTGCTACATAACAATCTTCATTACACacattttagattatttatgtttacaaaaatctgtttctgcacAGCTCTCTGGATTTCGGTAAGTTTCAAGAATtacctttgactaggccaaccCAAATCCTAGAGCTTTTTGCCTGCAGGTTTTAGACGtatccctgctccaacacacctgatgATTGGCTCATTAGCTGACGTCATTCTGAAGACAAATTCAATCATTTCATAAAtctgtgttggagcagagatgcatctaaacCTTGCAGGACAGTAGATATTGAGGNNNNNNNNNNNNNNNNNNNNNNNNNNNNNNNNNNNNNNNNNNNNNNNNNNNNNNNNNNNNNNNNNNNNNNNNNNNNNNNNNNNNNNNNNNNNNNNNNNNNNNNNNNNNNNNNNNNNNNNNNNNNNNNNNNNNNNNNNNNNNNNNNNNNNNNNNNNNNNNNNNNNNNNNNNNNNNNNNNNNNNNNNNNNNNNNNNNNNNNNNNNNNNNNNNNNNNNNNNNNNNNNNNNNNNNNNNNNNNNNNNNNNNNNNNNNNNNNNNNNNNNNNNNNNNNNNNNNNNNNNNNNNNNNNNNNNNNNNNNNNNNNNNNNNNNNNNNNNNNNNNNNNNNNNNNNNNNNNNNNNNNNNNNNNNNNNNNNNNNNNNNNNNNNNNNNNNNNNNNNNNNNNNNNNNNNNNNNNNNNNNNNNNNNNNNNNNNNNNNNNNNNNNNNNNNNNNNNNNNNNNNNNNNNNNNNNNNNNNNNNNNNNNNNNNNNNNNNNNNNNNNNNNNNNNNNNNNNNNNNNNNNNNNNNNNNNNNNNNNNNNNNNNNNNNNNNNNNNNNNNNNNNNNNNNNNNNNNNNNNNNNNNNNNNNNNNNNNNNNNNNNNNNNNNNNNNNNNNNNNNNNNNNNNNNNNNNNNNNNNNNNNNNNNNNNNNNNNNNNNNNNNNNNNNNNNNNNNNNNNNNNNNNNNNNNNNNNNNNNNNNNNNNNNNNNNNNNNGCCCCCTTATCTTCAGGACCTTTTAAAATTCCAATCTGTGTCCGGAACCCTACGATCaaataatcagttattactGAATGTTCCTCGGACTCGACTTAAGAGTAAAGGAGATCgagctttttctgttgctgctccaGTTTTATGGAATAACTTACctttccagattagatctgTCAACagcctggatcattttaaatcacttcttaaaactcatttttactctctggcatttaattgatgtattgttttgtgctctgttttgtcatttgtgttgtcgttcttgtacagcactttggtgcagttttatacctgttttaaagtgctatataaataaatttgacaatgacattttatatttcaattttctcttttttataattgctttgtattttatgattgtgtacagcactttggtccTTTCAGTGTATAAAGGgcttcataaataaagttggtatggcaTGGTAAATGACATCACTTGAGTCAGCAATAATTTCTGGATTTCCTTCAGCATTGGAGGAAATAGTGGGATGGTGCAGACTGCTGAAAATACTAACAGTGAAGCAAATAAATCATACATAAATCAGTCACAGAGACATTTTGTGCCAAATCTTGGCATTTATTAAACACAGTTTAGTTGAACTTGTAACCATGGAGACACTGATGACTGTTTTCAGACCTCTGATCTGATCTGGAAACAATCTGAAGCAACCAAACACCAATTTTCCATCAATCTGGAGCCTCTCTGCAGTCTATCATTTAAACTCCAAAGACcctaaaacagctttttctgaaaacataacAGTCAATGGAAGCTGCATACAGAGTATAATTTTTCTCATCTCTGttcaattaaaacttaaaaattcaagtcatcaaacattttaattcaaaacaaactcatttaaGTTCAACATTCTAaactataaatgtaaaaacattcaaaaggtAACTAAGCTTCAGTCTCATTTAGTGAAAGTTGCTACATAACAATCTTCATTACAcatgttttagattatttatgtttacaaaaatctgtttctgcacAGCTCTCTGGATTTCAGTAAGTTTGAAAAATtacctttgactaggccaaccCAAATCCTAAAGAACTTTTTGCCTGCAGGTTTTAGACGtatccctgctccaacacacctgatgATTGGCTCATTAGCTGACGTCATKCTGAAGACAAATTCAATCATTTCATAAAtctgtgttggagcagagatgcatctaaacCTTGCAGGACAGTAGATATTGAGGACTAGGGAAGGAGAATCCTGGACTAGGCCATTCCAATACTGTTATTCTTTTCTTGTCCTGCTGGTGACCCAGTTTGGACCAAGTTGGACCAGGGTCCTCGAGTCATATGAATTATTACAGACCCATTTCACGTTAAAAAAGCCCTCTATGTGTGGCTTCTAGTGTGTATAAGTGATGAATTTGAGGGTAAACTTTTCCACAGATGTTGCATATAAATGGCTCCTTAACGTGAATGAATTTTCTtgtgaacatttaaatcacTAGTTTGAGGGAAGCGTTTCCCACACGTTTCACAAGAAAAAGGCCTCTCACGTGTATGAATTGTCTTGTGCcgttttaaaacaattatttgagTGAATTTGTTTCTGCATACTTGGCATTGAAgggtttctcacctgtatgaattctCATGTGGACTTTTAAATTACCAACTTGAGAAAACGTTTTGTTGCAAACTTGGCATGAAAAgggtttctcacctgtatgaactCTCTTATGGATAATTAAATGACCAGATTGAGAGAAGCTTTTCCGACACGTTTCACAAGAAAAAGGCCTCTCACCTGTATGAACTATCTTGTGGGCATTCAAAGCACTAATTTGAGTGAATTTTTTCCCGCATACTTGGCATAAAAAGGGTTTCTCACCGGTATGACTTCTCAAGTGGCTGTTTAAACTACAAAGCTGAGAGAAAATTTTTCCACATACTTGGcatgaaaaaggtttctcacctgtatgaatcTTGTTGTGCCGTTTTAAAACACCAATTTGAGTGAATTTTCTTCTGCATACTTGGCATGAAAAgggtttctcacctgtatgaattctCATGTGGACTTTTAAATTACCATCTTGAGAGAATGTTTTTTTGCATACTTGGCATGAAAAgggtttctcacctgtatgaattaTCTTGTGCTGTTTTAAAGCAATTATTTGagtgaatttttttctgcatactTGACATGAAAAGGGTTTCTCTCCTGTATGAATTCTCATGTGGACTTTTAAATTACCATCTTGAGAGAATGTTTTNNNNNNNNNNNNNNNNNNNNNNNNNNNNNNNNNNNNNNNNNNNNNNNNNNNNNNNNNNNNNNNNNNNNNNNNNNNNNNNNNNNNNNNNNNNNNNNNNNNNNNNNNNNNNNNNNNNNNNNNNNNNNNNNNNNNNNNNNNNNNNNNNNNNNNNNNNNNNNNNNNNNNNNNNNNNNNNNNNNNNNNNNNNNNNNNNNNNNNNNNNNNNNNNNNNNNNNNNNNNNNNNNNNNNNNNNNNNNNNNNNNNNNNNNNNNNNNNNNNNNNNNNNNNNNNNNNNNNNNNNNNNNNNNNNNNNNNNNNNNNNNNNNNNNNNNNNNNNNNNNNNNNNNNNNNNNNNNNNNNNNNNNNNNNNNNNNNNNNNNNNNNNNNNNNNNNNNNNNNNNNNNNNNNNNNNNNNNNNNNNNNNNNNNNNNNNNNNNNNNNNNNNNNNNNNNNNNNNNNNNNNNNNNNNNNNNNNNNNNNNNNNNNNNNNNNNNNNNNNNNNNNNNNNNNNNNNNNNNNNNNNNNNNNNNNNNNNNNNNNNNNNNNNNNNNNNNNNNNNNNNNNNNNNNNNNNNNNNNNNNNNNNNNNNNNNNNNNNNNNNNNNNNNNNNNNNNNNNNNNNNNNNNNNNNNNNNNNNNNNNNNNNNNNNNNNNNNNNNNNNNNNNNNNNNNNNNNNNNNNNNNNNNNNNNNNNNNNNNNNNNNNNNNNNNNNNNNNNNNNNNNNNNNNNNNNNNNNNNNNNNNNNNNNNNNNNNNNNNNNNNNNNNNNNNNNNNNNNNNNNNNNNNNNNNNNNNNNNNNNNNNNNNNNNNNNNNNNNNNNNNNNNNNNNNNNNNNNNNNNNNNNNNNNNNNNNNNNNNNNNNNNNNNNNNNNNNNNNNNNNNNNNNNNNNNNNNNNNNNNNNNNNNNNNNNNNNNNNNNNNNNNNNNNNNNNNNNNNNNNNNNNNNNNNNNNNNNNNNNNNNNNNNNNNNNNNNNNNNNNNNNNNNNNNNNNNNNNNNNNNNNNNNNNNNNNNNNNNNNNNNNNNNNNNNNNNNNNNNNNNNNNNNNNNNNNNNNNNNNNNNNNNNNNNNNNNNNNNNNNNNNNNNNNNNNNNNNNNNNNNNNNNNNNNNNNNNNNNNNNNNNNNNNNNNNNNNNNNNNNNNNNNNNNNNNNNNNNNNNNNNNNNNNNNNNNNNNNNNNNNNNNNNNNNNNNNNNNNNNNNNNNNNNNNNNNNNNNNNNNNNNNNNNNNNNNNNNNNNNNNNNNNNNNNNNNNNNNNNNNNNNNNNNNNNNNNNNNNNNNNNNNNNNNNNNNNNNNNNNNNNNNNNNNNNNNNNNNNNNNNNNNNNNNNNNNNNNNNNNNN
The Poecilia reticulata strain Guanapo linkage group LG17, Guppy_female_1.0+MT, whole genome shotgun sequence DNA segment above includes these coding regions:
- the LOC103479972 gene encoding gastrula zinc finger protein XlCGF49.1-like, encoding MRIHTGEKPFSCQVCRKKFTQIIALKQHKIIHTGEKPFSCQVCKKTFSQDGNLKVHMRIHTGEKPFSCQVCRRKFTQIGVLKRHNKIHTGEKPFSCQVCGKIFSQLCSLNSHLRSHTGEKPFLCQVCGKKFTQISALNAHKIVHTGERPFSCETCRKSFSQSGHLIIHKRVHTGEKPFSCQVCNKTFSQVGNLKVHMRIHTGEKPFNAKYAETNSLK